A region from the Janthinobacterium agaricidamnosum genome encodes:
- a CDS encoding LysR family transcriptional regulator: MLERIHLSIVQQVEKQGSLTAAAGVLHLTQSALSHSMKKLEQQLGTDVWLREGRNLRLTQAGQYLLAVANRVLPQLDLAEERLGQFAQGERGALRIGMECHPCYQWLLKVVSPYLTAWPDVDVDVKQKFQFGGIGALFGYEIDLLVTPDPLYKPGLAFEPVFDYEQVLVVAKGHALASAAYVQPRQLTQEVLISYPVDIERLDIYNQFLLPAGVTPKRHKAIETTDIMLQMVASGRGVAALPRWLVEEYAAKMDVVPVRLGARGIAKQIFLGARETDTAIDYVRAFIALARQPVVAPGS; the protein is encoded by the coding sequence ATGCTTGAACGCATCCACCTCAGCATCGTCCAGCAGGTCGAAAAACAAGGCTCGTTGACGGCCGCCGCAGGCGTGCTGCACCTGACCCAGTCGGCCTTGAGCCACAGCATGAAGAAGCTGGAACAGCAGCTAGGCACCGACGTCTGGCTGCGCGAAGGGAGAAATTTGCGCCTGACGCAGGCCGGCCAGTATCTGCTGGCGGTGGCGAACCGGGTGCTGCCGCAACTGGACCTGGCCGAAGAACGCCTGGGCCAGTTCGCGCAGGGCGAGCGCGGTGCGTTGCGCATCGGCATGGAATGCCACCCCTGCTACCAATGGCTGCTCAAAGTGGTGTCGCCGTATCTGACCGCCTGGCCCGACGTGGATGTGGACGTCAAGCAGAAGTTCCAGTTCGGCGGCATCGGCGCGCTGTTCGGCTACGAGATCGACCTGCTGGTCACGCCCGACCCGCTGTACAAGCCGGGGCTGGCCTTCGAACCCGTGTTCGACTACGAGCAGGTGCTCGTCGTGGCCAAGGGCCATGCACTCGCTTCAGCGGCATATGTGCAGCCCCGGCAACTGACGCAGGAAGTGCTCATCAGCTACCCCGTCGACATCGAGCGCCTGGATATTTACAATCAATTCCTCTTGCCGGCCGGTGTCACGCCCAAGCGCCACAAAGCCATCGAAACGACCGACATCATGCTGCAGATGGTGGCCAGCGGCCGCGGCGTAGCCGCCCTGCCGCGCTGGCTGGTCGAGGAATACGCGGCCAAGATGGACGTGGTGCCGGTGCGCCTGGGCGCGCGCGGCATCGCCAAGCAGATCTTCCTGGGCGCACGCGAGACGGACACCGCCATCGACTACGTGCGCGCCTTCATCGCACTGGCGCGCCAGCCTGTCGTTGCGCCGGGAAGCTAA
- a CDS encoding serine hydrolase domain-containing protein, which translates to MTGMTLVLAACKPAATAPAHDIPAAMRQTATTLLQSTLLHATSIAVVYRGKQFMLHQGELETGKANPPNDTTLYEIGSVSKTFAGLLLANAVLDGKAALDDPIQTYLPAAYPNLQSQGQPIRLRHLVTHTSNMPGMLPLQVNTVLKDFTAHATPAKLNAAYANYGQRQFWQDLHTVSIKGPLGKDYAYSSAGTELVAHTLETIYGMPYDVLLTQWLAREAGMQDTRLSITAADAGRLAPGYHSDNPVVTTPMPQLPWGAAGNLKSTMPDMAKYLRLQLSAHPAVVESHKPLARFQDDFSIGYFWNIGSNRQLGTHYVHHGGVPRAQSYAYVVPKYQLGVFIITNQSGDATAGAMESALAHMFDTVEAMEGAR; encoded by the coding sequence ATGACTGGAATGACACTCGTGCTGGCAGCTTGCAAGCCCGCAGCCACGGCACCTGCGCACGATATTCCTGCGGCCATGCGCCAGACCGCGACCACCCTGCTGCAGTCGACATTGCTGCACGCGACCTCGATTGCTGTCGTGTATCGCGGCAAGCAATTCATGCTGCATCAAGGCGAGCTGGAGACCGGCAAAGCCAATCCGCCGAACGATACGACGCTGTATGAAATCGGCTCGGTCAGCAAGACTTTTGCCGGCCTGCTGCTGGCGAATGCCGTGCTCGACGGAAAGGCGGCGCTCGACGATCCCATACAAACGTACCTGCCGGCCGCCTACCCGAACCTGCAGTCGCAGGGGCAGCCCATACGCTTGCGCCATTTGGTCACGCACACGAGCAATATGCCGGGCATGCTGCCCTTGCAGGTGAACACGGTCCTGAAGGATTTCACGGCACATGCCACGCCGGCAAAGCTCAATGCCGCCTATGCCAACTACGGACAACGGCAATTCTGGCAGGACTTGCACACCGTCAGCATCAAGGGGCCGCTCGGCAAGGACTACGCCTATTCCAGCGCCGGTACCGAACTCGTGGCGCACACGCTCGAAACAATCTATGGCATGCCCTATGACGTCCTGCTCACGCAATGGCTCGCGCGCGAAGCGGGCATGCAGGATACCAGGCTGAGCATCACCGCCGCGGATGCCGGCCGGCTGGCGCCGGGCTACCACAGCGACAATCCCGTCGTCACCACGCCGATGCCGCAACTGCCCTGGGGGGCGGCAGGCAACCTGAAGTCGACGATGCCGGACATGGCGAAATACCTGCGCCTGCAATTGAGCGCCCATCCTGCCGTCGTTGAATCGCACAAGCCTTTGGCGCGCTTTCAGGACGACTTCAGCATCGGCTATTTCTGGAACATCGGCAGCAATCGCCAGCTGGGCACGCATTATGTCCACCATGGCGGCGTGCCCCGTGCGCAAAGCTACGCCTACGTCGTTCCCAAATATCAGCTTGGCGTCTTCATCATCACCAATCAGAGCGGCGACGCTACGGCCGGCGCCATGGAAAGCGCGCTGGCGCATATGTTCGACACCGTGGAAGCCATGGAAGGCGCGCGGTAG